A single Argentina anserina chromosome 7, drPotAnse1.1, whole genome shotgun sequence DNA region contains:
- the LOC126802456 gene encoding ADP,ATP carrier protein 1, mitochondrial codes for MVDQVQHPTVMQKVAGQLLQQSIQAYDTGFQRQGMYQRRPSYGNFSNAALQYPMMPACRAATDLSMIPSTASPVFVQAPAEKSHFAIDFLMGGVSAAVSKTAAAPIERVKLLIQNQDEMIKAGRLSEPYKGIGECFSRTIKEEGFGSLWRGNTANVIRYFPTQALNFAFKDYFKRLFNFKKDRDGYWKWFAGNLASGGAAGASSLFFVYSLDYARTRLANDSKAAKKGGERQFNGLVDVYRKTLKSDGIAGLYRGFNISCVGIIVYRGLYFGLYDSLKPVVLTGGLQDSFFASFALGWVITNGAGLASYPIDTVRRRMMMTSGEAVKYKSSMDAFTQILKNEGAKSLFKGAGANILRAIAGAGVLSGYDKLQLIVFGKKYGSGSG; via the exons ATGGTTGATCAGGTTCAACACCCTACTGTCATGCAAAAGGTAGCTGGCCAGCTCCTTCAGCAATCCATTCAGGCTTATGATACTGGCTTCCAAAGACAGGGGATGTACCAGAGGCGTCCTTCATATGGAAACTTTTCCAATGCTGCATTGCAGTACCCAATGATGCCAGCCTGCAGGGCCGCCACTGATCTCTCTATGATCCCATCAACTGCGTCCCCTGTTTTTGTGCAAGCTCCTGCAGAGAAAAGCCACTTTGCCATTGATTTCCTTATGGGTGGTGTTTCTGCTGCTGTATCTAAGACTGCTGCTGCTCCCATTGAGCGTGTCAAGCTTTTGATTCAGAACCAGGATGAAATGATCAAGGCTGGTAGGTTGTCTGAACCTTACAAGGGCATTGGCGAGTGCTTCTCCCGTACGATCAAGGAAGAAGGATTTGGTTCACTGTGGAGAGGAAACACTGCTAATGTCATCCGTTACTTCCCCACTCAG GCCTTGAACTTTGCTTTCAAGGATTACTTCAAGAGGCtattcaacttcaagaaagaCAGGGATGGTTATTGGAAGTGGTTTGCTGGTAACTTGGCATCTGGAGGTGCAGCTGGtgcttcttctcttttctttgtCTACTCTTTGGACTATGCTCGTACTCGTTTGGCTAATGATTCAAAGGCTGCAAAGAAGGGAGGAGAGAGACAGTTCAACGGTCTGGTTGATGTCTACAGGAAGACATTGAAATCTGATGGTATTGCTGGTCTCTACCGTGGATTCAATATATCATGTGTTGGTATCATTGTTTACCGTGGTCTGTACTTTGGACTCTACGATTCACTCAAGCCTGTTGTTCTAACTGGAGGTCTACAG GATAGTTTCTTTGCTAGCTTTGCTCTAGGATGGGTCATCACCAATGGTGCTGGTCTTGCTTCCTACCCTATTGACACCGTCCGTAGAAGAATGATGATGACCTCTGGTGAAGCTGTCAAGTACAAGAGTTCCATGGATGCCTTCACTCAGATCTTGAAGAATGAGGGTGCCAAGTCCCTATTCAAGGGTGCTGGTGCAAACATCTTGCGTGCCATTGCTGGTGCTGGTGTCCTTTCCGGTTATGACAAGTTGCAGCTGATTGTTTTTGGGAAGAAGTACGGATCTGGATCTGGTTAA